In Astatotilapia calliptera chromosome 20, fAstCal1.2, whole genome shotgun sequence, one genomic interval encodes:
- the agap2 gene encoding arf-GAP with GTPase, ANK repeat and PH domain-containing protein 2 isoform X4, with the protein MTSNSKTVNSAAIKAEIKRHDSLQTAINRLAKQFERVGDQQLRSGLKVYLHSIQVNIANSQEWTLSRSIPELRLGVLGSLKSGKSALVNKYITGSYSAVEKPDGGRYKKEVLVDGQSHLLLIREEAGPPDAQFSSWADAVILVFSLENEASFQELYQLYSQLSAFRSDIPVIVVGTQDKISSTNPRVIEDQRARQLCIDVRHSLFYETCATYGFNVDRVFSEAAQKIVAQKKQAALQACKSLPNSPSHSGGSTPGSASFPGQASNGPSIGYAYSLPSTPVVSHRELRVAQGDGGGSVNARSLKSIPRRPSLFKNRDTDKKGGDAKGDLSSLRGVPIKQGILWKRSGSSLNKEWKKKYVTLSNNGTLSYHSSSSDYTQNTHGKEIDLLRVTVKVPGKRPPRAVAPTGPSPAPPGAVPGVNGLSKELPAADSTSTVPQLCPATLSVVADDRSGGLSPQGGERGLQRCPSSLSTKAQSVDALEATAGSFGGKDPSQSSPMSDRKKNRRKKSMNQKGDAAVGQAEAKRKMWKLKSFGSLRNINKTEEENADFIIVSFTGQTWHFEAPSMDERDSWVTAIESQILASLGSCESGRNKARRSSQSEAVALQAIRNAKGNSQCVDCEAPNPTWASLNLGALICIECSGIHRNLGTHLSRVRSLDLDDWPGELTQVLAAIGNHMANSIWESCTQGRTKPTPSATREERESWIRAKYEQRAFVAPLVPASGAQLPEDGVPVWLLSAVTDRDLPRLLLLLAHSTKEQINAPPAGSPSLPRTALHAACQLGDVVMTQLLIWYGIDVKAKDNQGQTAMMLATKKGSKSCIDILLQHGCPNETSPTAATPILSRRSSTASLGRTSSRKR; encoded by the exons tAAATATTGCCAACAGCCAGGAGTGGACGCTGAGCAGATCCATCCCTGAGCTGAGACTG GGTGTTCTGGGAAGTCTGAAAAGTGGCAAATCGGCGCTGGTAAACAAATACATCACAGGCAGTTACTCCGCAGTCGAGAAACCTGATG GTGGACGGTACAAAAAGGAAGTGCTGGTGGATGGTCAGAGTCATTTATTATTGATCAGAGAGGAGGCTGGACCACCTGATGCACAG TTCAGCAGCTGGGCTGATGCAGTCATTCTGGTCTTCAGCTTGGAGAATGAGGCCAGTTTCCAGGAGCTCTACCAGCTCTACAGCCAGCTCAGCGCCTTCCGCTCAGACATCCCAGTCATAGTGGTCGGCACACAAG atAAAATCAGCAGCACCAACCCTCGCGTGATTGAAGATCAGAGAGCCAGACAGCTGTGTATTGACGTGCGTCACTCCCTCTTTTACGAGACCTGCGCCACCTACGGGTTCAACGTTGACCGAGTGTTTTCAGAGG ctgctcaGAAGATTGTAGCTCAGAAGAAGCAGGCGGCACTGCAGGCCTGCAAGTCTCTGCCTAACTCACCCAGTCACTCGGGAGGCTCCACACCTGGATCAGCATCGTTCCCTGGACAG gcCAGTAATGGCCCCAGTATCGGCTACGCCTACTCCCTCCCCTCCACCCCTGTGGTGAGCCACAGAGAGCTGCGAGTTGCACAGGGAGACGGGGGAGGCAGCGTCAACGCTCGCTCGCTGAAGAGCATCCCCAGACGCCCCTCGCTCTTCAAG AACCGGGACACAGACAAAAAAGGTGGCGACGCTAAAGGCGACCTGAGCAGCCTGCGAGGCGTTCCGATCAAACAG GGCATCCTGTGGAAGAGGAGTGGGAGCTCTCTGAATAAGGAGTGGAAGAAGAAATATGTCACCCTGTCCAACAATGGCACGCTGTCTTATCACTCCAGCTCCAGT GACTACACGCAGAATACCCATGGAAAGGAAATCGATCTGCTGCGTGTGACTGTTAAAGTTCCCGGGAAACGTCCTCCAAGAGCAGTCGCACCGACAGGCCCCTCGCCTGCCCCCCCTGGAGCTGTACCTGGAGTCAACGGGCTGAGTAAAGAGCTGCCAGCCGCTGATAGCACCAGTACAG TTCCTCAGTTGTGTCCAGCTACCCTCTCTGTCGTTGCCGATGACCGGTCTGGCGGTTTGTCCCCTCAAGGAGGTGAGCGAGGACTTCAGCGCTGCCCCTCCTCATTGTCCACCAAAGCACAAAGTGTCG ATGCCCTGGAAGCGACAGCCGGTTCGTTTGGTGGAAAAGATCCCAGCCAATCATCTCCCATGAGCGACAGGAAGAAgaacaggaggaagaagagcatGAATCAGAAAGGGGATGCAGCCGTCGGGCAAGCCGAAG CCAAACGCAAAATGTGGAAATTAAAGAGCTTTGGTAGCTTGAGAAACATTAATAAGACAG AGGAAGAGAATGCCGACTTCATCATAGTGTCGTTTACTGGGCAGACGTGGCACTTTGAGGCTCCGAGCATGGACGAGAGGGACTCGTGGGTCACAGCTATAGAGAGCCAAATCCTGGCAAGTCTTGGTTCCTGTGAGAGTGGCAGAAACAAG GCGCGGAGGAGCAGTCAGAGCGAGGCCGTAGCGCTCCAGGCCATCCGAAATGCCAAAGGCAACAGTCAGTGTGTGGACTGCGAAGCACCGA ATCCCACTTGGGCCAGTCTCAATCTGGGTGCGCTGATCTGCATCGAGTGCTCAGGGATCCACCGAAACCTGGGGACTCACCTGTCCCGTGTGCGCTCGCTGGACCTGGACGACTGGCCGGGAGAGCTCACACAGGTGCTGGCTGCCATCGGAAACCACATGGCCAACAGCATCTGGGAGAGCTGCACCCAAGGACGGACCAAACCCACACCGAGTGCGACACG aGAGGAGCGAGAGTCATGGATCCGTGCCAAGTATGAACAGCGAGCCTTTGTGGCGCCTCTTGTGCCGGCCTCAGGGGCGCAGCTTCCAGAGGATGGTGTGCCGGTGTGGCTGCTATCTGCAGTGACCGACAGAGATCTGCCCAGGCTGCTGCTCCTTCTGGCCCACAGCACTAAAGAACAAATCAACGCTCCGCCGGCCGGCTCGCCTTCGCTGCCGCGCACGGCTCTGCACGCTGCCTGCCAGCTGGGAGATGTGGTCATGACACAGCTGCTCATCTGG TATGGAATCGATGTGAAAGCGAAAGATAACCAAGGCCAGACGGCCATGATGCTGGCCACGAAAAAAGGGAGCAAAAGCTGCATCGATATTTTGCTCCAGCACGGCTGCCCCAACGAGACGTCGCCCACCGCTGCCACGCCCATCCTCAGTCGCCGCTCCAGCACCGCCAGCCTGGGTCGGACCAGCTCCAGGAAACGGTAG
- the agap2 gene encoding arf-GAP with GTPase, ANK repeat and PH domain-containing protein 2 isoform X5, producing MTSNSKTVNSAAIKAEIKRHDSLQTAINRLAKQFERVGDQQLRSGLKVYLHSIQVNIANSQEWTLSRSIPELRLGVLGSLKSGKSALVNKYITGSYSAVEKPDGGRYKKEVLVDGQSHLLLIREEAGPPDAQFSSWADAVILVFSLENEASFQELYQLYSQLSAFRSDIPVIVVGTQDKISSTNPRVIEDQRARQLCIDVRHSLFYETCATYGFNVDRVFSEAAQKIVAQKKQAALQACKSLPNSPSHSGGSTPGSASFPGQASNGPSIGYAYSLPSTPVVSHRELRVAQGDGGGSVNARSLKSIPRRPSLFKNRDTDKKGGDAKGDLSSLRGVPIKQGILWKRSGSSLNKEWKKKYVTLSNNGTLSYHSSSSDYTQNTHGKEIDLLRVTVKVPGKRPPRAVAPTGPSPAPPGAVPGVNGLSKELPAADSTSTVPQLCPATLSVVADDRSGGLSPQGGERGLQRCPSSLSTKAQSVDALEATAGSFGGKDPSQSSPMSDRKKNRRKKSMNQKGDAAVGQAEEEENADFIIVSFTGQTWHFEAPSMDERDSWVTAIESQILASLGSCESGRNKARRSSQSEAVALQAIRNAKGNSQCVDCEAPNPTWASLNLGALICIECSGIHRNLGTHLSRVRSLDLDDWPGELTQVLAAIGNHMANSIWESCTQGRTKPTPSATREERESWIRAKYEQRAFVAPLVPASGAQLPEDGVPVWLLSAVTDRDLPRLLLLLAHSTKEQINAPPAGSPSLPRTALHAACQLGDVVMTQLLIWYGIDVKAKDNQGQTAMMLATKKGSKSCIDILLQHGCPNETSPTAATPILSRRSSTASLGRTSSRKR from the exons tAAATATTGCCAACAGCCAGGAGTGGACGCTGAGCAGATCCATCCCTGAGCTGAGACTG GGTGTTCTGGGAAGTCTGAAAAGTGGCAAATCGGCGCTGGTAAACAAATACATCACAGGCAGTTACTCCGCAGTCGAGAAACCTGATG GTGGACGGTACAAAAAGGAAGTGCTGGTGGATGGTCAGAGTCATTTATTATTGATCAGAGAGGAGGCTGGACCACCTGATGCACAG TTCAGCAGCTGGGCTGATGCAGTCATTCTGGTCTTCAGCTTGGAGAATGAGGCCAGTTTCCAGGAGCTCTACCAGCTCTACAGCCAGCTCAGCGCCTTCCGCTCAGACATCCCAGTCATAGTGGTCGGCACACAAG atAAAATCAGCAGCACCAACCCTCGCGTGATTGAAGATCAGAGAGCCAGACAGCTGTGTATTGACGTGCGTCACTCCCTCTTTTACGAGACCTGCGCCACCTACGGGTTCAACGTTGACCGAGTGTTTTCAGAGG ctgctcaGAAGATTGTAGCTCAGAAGAAGCAGGCGGCACTGCAGGCCTGCAAGTCTCTGCCTAACTCACCCAGTCACTCGGGAGGCTCCACACCTGGATCAGCATCGTTCCCTGGACAG gcCAGTAATGGCCCCAGTATCGGCTACGCCTACTCCCTCCCCTCCACCCCTGTGGTGAGCCACAGAGAGCTGCGAGTTGCACAGGGAGACGGGGGAGGCAGCGTCAACGCTCGCTCGCTGAAGAGCATCCCCAGACGCCCCTCGCTCTTCAAG AACCGGGACACAGACAAAAAAGGTGGCGACGCTAAAGGCGACCTGAGCAGCCTGCGAGGCGTTCCGATCAAACAG GGCATCCTGTGGAAGAGGAGTGGGAGCTCTCTGAATAAGGAGTGGAAGAAGAAATATGTCACCCTGTCCAACAATGGCACGCTGTCTTATCACTCCAGCTCCAGT GACTACACGCAGAATACCCATGGAAAGGAAATCGATCTGCTGCGTGTGACTGTTAAAGTTCCCGGGAAACGTCCTCCAAGAGCAGTCGCACCGACAGGCCCCTCGCCTGCCCCCCCTGGAGCTGTACCTGGAGTCAACGGGCTGAGTAAAGAGCTGCCAGCCGCTGATAGCACCAGTACAG TTCCTCAGTTGTGTCCAGCTACCCTCTCTGTCGTTGCCGATGACCGGTCTGGCGGTTTGTCCCCTCAAGGAGGTGAGCGAGGACTTCAGCGCTGCCCCTCCTCATTGTCCACCAAAGCACAAAGTGTCG ATGCCCTGGAAGCGACAGCCGGTTCGTTTGGTGGAAAAGATCCCAGCCAATCATCTCCCATGAGCGACAGGAAGAAgaacaggaggaagaagagcatGAATCAGAAAGGGGATGCAGCCGTCGGGCAAGCCGAAG AGGAAGAGAATGCCGACTTCATCATAGTGTCGTTTACTGGGCAGACGTGGCACTTTGAGGCTCCGAGCATGGACGAGAGGGACTCGTGGGTCACAGCTATAGAGAGCCAAATCCTGGCAAGTCTTGGTTCCTGTGAGAGTGGCAGAAACAAG GCGCGGAGGAGCAGTCAGAGCGAGGCCGTAGCGCTCCAGGCCATCCGAAATGCCAAAGGCAACAGTCAGTGTGTGGACTGCGAAGCACCGA ATCCCACTTGGGCCAGTCTCAATCTGGGTGCGCTGATCTGCATCGAGTGCTCAGGGATCCACCGAAACCTGGGGACTCACCTGTCCCGTGTGCGCTCGCTGGACCTGGACGACTGGCCGGGAGAGCTCACACAGGTGCTGGCTGCCATCGGAAACCACATGGCCAACAGCATCTGGGAGAGCTGCACCCAAGGACGGACCAAACCCACACCGAGTGCGACACG aGAGGAGCGAGAGTCATGGATCCGTGCCAAGTATGAACAGCGAGCCTTTGTGGCGCCTCTTGTGCCGGCCTCAGGGGCGCAGCTTCCAGAGGATGGTGTGCCGGTGTGGCTGCTATCTGCAGTGACCGACAGAGATCTGCCCAGGCTGCTGCTCCTTCTGGCCCACAGCACTAAAGAACAAATCAACGCTCCGCCGGCCGGCTCGCCTTCGCTGCCGCGCACGGCTCTGCACGCTGCCTGCCAGCTGGGAGATGTGGTCATGACACAGCTGCTCATCTGG TATGGAATCGATGTGAAAGCGAAAGATAACCAAGGCCAGACGGCCATGATGCTGGCCACGAAAAAAGGGAGCAAAAGCTGCATCGATATTTTGCTCCAGCACGGCTGCCCCAACGAGACGTCGCCCACCGCTGCCACGCCCATCCTCAGTCGCCGCTCCAGCACCGCCAGCCTGGGTCGGACCAGCTCCAGGAAACGGTAG